Proteins encoded by one window of bacterium:
- a CDS encoding chemotaxis protein CheD yields MKLAAPREVYLKPGEVFFSARPAIVVTVLGSCVSATLHDPARRMGGIMHAMLPGRAGADEDDPRYVEPALRRLLEAFDRAGTPRRAIVAKLFGGGDVLRGSGADGRATVGSQNVARARAAFEAAGLIVAAECVGGARGLKLRFHTATGEVLVKRLAGAVSEASGRPAAARR; encoded by the coding sequence GTGAAGCTCGCCGCGCCGCGCGAGGTCTACCTCAAGCCCGGAGAGGTCTTCTTCTCCGCGCGGCCGGCGATCGTCGTCACGGTGCTCGGATCGTGCGTCTCGGCGACGCTCCACGATCCGGCGCGGCGGATGGGCGGGATCATGCACGCGATGTTGCCCGGACGGGCGGGCGCGGACGAGGACGACCCGCGCTACGTCGAGCCGGCGCTGCGGCGGCTGCTCGAGGCCTTCGACCGCGCGGGGACGCCGCGCCGCGCGATCGTCGCCAAGCTGTTCGGCGGCGGCGACGTGCTGCGCGGCTCCGGGGCGGACGGCCGGGCGACGGTCGGCTCGCAGAACGTGGCCCGGGCGCGCGCGGCGTTCGAGGCCGCCGGTCTCATCGTCGCCGCGGAGTGCGTCGGCGGGGCGCGCGGCCTCAAGCTCCGCTTCCACACGGCGACGGGGGAAGTGCTCGTGAAGCGGCTCGCCGGCGCGGTTTCCGAGGCGTCCGGACGTCCGGCCGCGGCGCGGAGGTGA
- the hoxE gene encoding bidirectional hydrogenase complex protein HoxE — protein sequence MSVEPQKPQAPSDDRRYKLIDQTMRKNGYAPQALIETLHTVQESFGYIDEKALVYAARSLRVPLSQAYGVATFYHHFSLKPPGEHTCTVCMGTACYIKGVPGLLEAVGRVLKVKPGETTPDGKVSVLAARCLGACGLAPVAVFDGEIHGRMTPDEIEARLSEWVSP from the coding sequence ATGTCGGTCGAACCGCAGAAGCCGCAGGCGCCGTCCGACGATCGGCGGTACAAGCTCATCGATCAGACGATGCGCAAGAACGGCTACGCGCCGCAGGCGCTGATCGAGACGCTGCACACCGTCCAGGAGTCGTTCGGCTACATCGACGAGAAGGCGCTCGTCTACGCGGCGCGCTCCCTGCGCGTGCCGCTGTCGCAGGCGTACGGGGTCGCCACCTTCTACCACCACTTCAGCCTCAAGCCGCCGGGCGAGCACACCTGCACCGTGTGCATGGGAACCGCCTGCTACATCAAGGGCGTGCCGGGGCTGCTGGAGGCGGTCGGCCGCGTGCTGAAGGTGAAGCCCGGCGAGACGACGCCCGACGGCAAGGTTTCGGTGCTGGCCGCGCGCTGCCTCGGCGCCTGCGGTCTCGCTCCCGTCGCCGTCTTCGACGGCGAGATCCACGGACGGATGACGCCCGACGAAATCGAGGCGCGGCTGTCCGAGTGGGTGAGCCCATGA
- a CDS encoding NAD-dependent epimerase/dehydratase family protein gives MERILVIGAGGQIGSELTVALRARFGTDNVVASDIKDVPPPTLQDGPYSQLNILDRPAIEKIVDERRIDAIIDLAALLSATGEKNPQACWNINVGGLVNCLEIARERNLKRVLCPSSIAAFGPETPHVNTPQDTILRPRTMYGVTKVTGELLIEYYNRRFGVDGRGLRYPGIISAETLPGGGTTDYAVEIFYKAVETGKYECFLRDDTMLPMMYMPDCIKATIDLFTAPAEKLTRHGDYNVAAFSFTPAELVAEMRKHLPELQVTYEPDFRQAIADSWPASLDDQAARRDWDWRPKYDLAAMTKDMIERLRARHAGGRLYAAAH, from the coding sequence ATAGAGCGCATTCTGGTCATCGGCGCCGGCGGACAGATCGGCTCAGAGCTGACGGTCGCCCTGCGCGCCCGCTTCGGCACGGACAACGTCGTCGCCTCGGACATCAAGGACGTCCCGCCCCCGACGCTTCAGGACGGCCCTTACAGCCAGCTCAACATCCTCGACCGCCCGGCGATCGAGAAGATCGTCGACGAGCGGCGGATCGACGCGATCATCGACCTCGCGGCGCTCCTCTCCGCCACCGGCGAGAAGAACCCGCAGGCCTGCTGGAACATCAACGTCGGCGGCCTCGTCAACTGCCTCGAGATCGCCCGCGAGCGGAACCTCAAGCGGGTGCTCTGCCCGTCGAGCATCGCCGCCTTCGGCCCCGAGACGCCGCACGTCAACACGCCGCAGGACACGATCCTCCGCCCGCGCACGATGTACGGCGTGACGAAGGTCACCGGCGAGCTGCTGATCGAGTACTACAACCGCCGCTTCGGCGTCGACGGCCGCGGCCTGCGCTACCCCGGCATCATCTCCGCCGAGACGCTCCCCGGCGGCGGCACGACCGACTACGCGGTCGAGATCTTCTACAAGGCGGTCGAGACCGGGAAGTACGAGTGCTTCCTGCGCGACGACACGATGCTGCCGATGATGTACATGCCGGACTGCATCAAGGCGACGATCGACCTCTTCACCGCCCCGGCGGAGAAGCTGACGCGCCACGGGGACTACAACGTCGCCGCCTTCAGCTTCACCCCGGCCGAGCTCGTCGCGGAGATGCGCAAGCACCTGCCCGAGCTCCAGGTGACGTACGAGCCCGACTTCCGCCAGGCGATCGCCGACAGCTGGCCGGCCTCGCTCGACGACCAGGCCGCCCGCCGCGACTGGGACTGGCGTCCCAAGTACGACCTGGCGGCGATGACGAAGGACATGATCGAACGGCTCCGCGCGCGCCACGCCGGCGGTCGGCTCTACGCCGCCGCGCACTGA
- a CDS encoding PLP-dependent aspartate aminotransferase family protein: MSDDGMRHGHDGMRLDTRAIHAGQSPDPAFGAVAPPIYQTSTFAFDTPEQGAARFAGKDPGYMYTRLGNPTTARLEECVAALEGGCGALAVATGMAAVSTVFLSFLKAGDHIVSTDTVYGPTRLILEQEFSRLGVTATFVDTSDMSKAEAAFRPETKVLYLETPANPTLKISDLSAGARLAHGRGAKLVVDNTFASPMLQRPFEHGADVVLHSTTKYINGHSDVVGGIIVAKGAEDLARLRKVRTYYGGTMDPMQSWLVLRGLKTLPLRARAAQENAGALAAVLANHPAVATTYYPGLPSHPQFELGRRQMDGPGSMIAFELKGGYDAGVTLLKNLRLMTLAVSLGGVETLIEHPASMTHAGVPAEERDKAGITDGLVRLAVGCEDVADLRADLLQALDAVVR; the protein is encoded by the coding sequence ATGAGCGACGACGGCATGCGCCACGGGCACGACGGAATGAGGCTGGACACGCGGGCGATCCACGCCGGGCAGTCCCCGGATCCCGCATTCGGAGCGGTGGCGCCGCCGATCTACCAGACGTCGACTTTCGCCTTCGACACCCCCGAGCAGGGCGCCGCGCGCTTCGCCGGCAAGGACCCGGGCTACATGTACACGCGCCTCGGCAACCCGACGACGGCGCGCCTCGAGGAATGCGTCGCGGCGCTCGAAGGGGGCTGCGGCGCGCTCGCCGTCGCGACCGGCATGGCCGCCGTCTCGACGGTCTTCCTCTCCTTCCTGAAGGCCGGCGACCACATCGTCTCGACCGACACGGTCTACGGGCCGACGCGGCTGATCCTCGAGCAGGAGTTCAGCCGCCTCGGCGTGACGGCGACCTTCGTGGACACCTCCGACATGAGCAAGGCGGAGGCGGCCTTCCGCCCGGAGACGAAGGTGCTCTATCTGGAGACGCCGGCCAACCCGACGCTCAAGATCAGCGACCTCTCCGCCGGCGCGCGTCTCGCCCACGGCCGCGGCGCGAAGCTCGTCGTGGACAACACGTTCGCCTCGCCGATGCTCCAGCGGCCGTTCGAGCACGGCGCGGACGTCGTCCTGCACAGCACGACCAAGTACATCAACGGCCACTCCGACGTCGTCGGCGGGATCATCGTCGCCAAGGGCGCCGAGGACCTCGCGCGGCTGCGCAAGGTCCGCACGTACTACGGCGGCACGATGGACCCGATGCAGTCGTGGCTCGTGCTGCGCGGCCTCAAGACGCTGCCGCTCCGCGCGCGCGCCGCGCAGGAGAACGCCGGCGCCCTCGCCGCCGTCCTCGCCAACCACCCGGCCGTCGCGACGACCTACTACCCGGGCCTGCCGAGCCATCCGCAGTTCGAGCTGGGACGACGCCAGATGGACGGTCCCGGCTCGATGATCGCCTTCGAGCTGAAGGGCGGGTACGACGCCGGGGTGACGTTGCTCAAGAACCTGCGGCTGATGACGCTCGCCGTCTCGCTCGGCGGCGTCGAGACGCTGATCGAGCACCCGGCCTCGATGACCCACGCCGGCGTGCCGGCGGAGGAGCGGGACAAGGCCGGCATCACCGACGGCTTGGTGCGGCTCGCGGTCGGCTGCGAGGACGTCGCCGACCTGCGCGCGGACCTGCTTCAGGCGCTCGACGCGGTCGTCCGCTGA
- the kbl gene encoding glycine C-acetyltransferase, translated as MFDEVRNQLRGELDEIRSAGLYKDERIIVTPQDAAIAVAGGKKVINFCANNYLGLGNNPELLQAAKNGLDTHGYGMSSVRFICGTQDIHKELERKMAEFLGTEDTILYSSCFDANGGLFESLMGEKDAIVSDALNHASIIDGVRLSKAARYRYANDDLDDLEKQLKAAKAAGARRIMIATDGVFSMDGVIARVKDICDLADKYGAMVMVDDSHATGFVGKTGRGTSEYRNCMGRVDIVTTTLGKALGGASGGCTSGRKEIVEYLRQKSRPYLFSNTVPPPIVCAALKVLELLTKSTELRDRLEWNTTYFRKNMTEAGFAIRPGEHPICPIMLGDAKLAADMAADMLDEGIYVTGFSYPVVPKGQARIRVQISAAHTKEHLDHAIAAFTKVGRKHGVVR; from the coding sequence ATGTTCGACGAAGTGCGCAATCAGCTGCGCGGCGAGCTGGACGAGATCCGGAGCGCCGGGCTGTACAAGGACGAGCGGATCATCGTCACGCCGCAGGACGCGGCGATCGCCGTCGCCGGCGGCAAGAAGGTGATCAACTTCTGCGCCAACAACTACCTCGGCCTCGGAAACAACCCCGAGCTGCTGCAGGCGGCCAAGAACGGGCTCGACACCCACGGCTACGGCATGTCCTCCGTCCGCTTCATCTGCGGCACGCAGGACATCCACAAGGAGCTGGAGCGGAAGATGGCGGAGTTCCTCGGGACCGAGGACACCATCCTCTACAGCTCCTGCTTCGACGCCAACGGCGGGCTGTTCGAGAGCCTGATGGGCGAGAAGGACGCGATCGTCAGCGACGCGCTCAACCACGCCTCGATCATCGACGGCGTCCGCCTCTCCAAGGCGGCCCGCTACCGCTACGCCAACGACGACCTCGACGACCTCGAGAAGCAGCTCAAGGCCGCCAAGGCGGCCGGCGCGCGGCGGATCATGATCGCCACCGACGGCGTCTTCTCGATGGACGGCGTGATCGCGCGGGTCAAGGACATCTGCGACCTGGCGGACAAGTACGGCGCGATGGTGATGGTGGACGACTCGCACGCCACCGGCTTCGTCGGCAAGACCGGCCGCGGCACCTCCGAGTACCGGAACTGCATGGGGCGCGTGGACATCGTCACCACGACCCTCGGCAAGGCGCTCGGCGGGGCGTCCGGCGGCTGCACCTCCGGCCGCAAGGAGATCGTCGAGTACCTGCGCCAGAAGTCGCGCCCGTACCTCTTCTCCAACACCGTGCCGCCGCCGATCGTCTGCGCCGCGCTCAAGGTGCTCGAGCTGCTGACGAAGAGCACCGAGCTGCGCGACCGGCTGGAGTGGAACACCACCTACTTCCGCAAGAACATGACGGAAGCCGGCTTCGCGATCCGCCCCGGCGAGCACCCGATCTGCCCGATCATGCTCGGCGACGCCAAGCTGGCCGCCGACATGGCCGCGGACATGCTCGACGAGGGGATCTACGTCACCGGCTTCAGCTACCCGGTCGTCCCCAAGGGGCAGGCGCGGATCCGCGTGCAGATCAGCGCGGCCCACACCAAGGAACACCTCGACCACGCGATCGCGGCGTTCACCAAGGTCGGCCGCAAGCACGGCGTCGTCCGCTGA
- a CDS encoding chemotaxis protein CheW encodes MSVTDITETRQYLTFKLGEEIFALDVAQVREVLDFTAITRVPRTPEYMRGVINLRGSVVPVVDMRLKFGMTRTERTVNTCIEVVEVTLDGEATVLGALVDSVQEVIELEPDQIEPAPRIGTRLRTDFIKGMGKRDNEFIIILDIDKVFSVEELSMMVQADGGAADDRDAATA; translated from the coding sequence ATGAGCGTGACGGACATCACCGAGACCCGGCAGTACCTGACCTTCAAGCTCGGCGAGGAGATCTTCGCCCTCGACGTCGCCCAGGTCCGCGAGGTGCTCGACTTCACGGCGATCACCCGCGTGCCCCGCACGCCGGAGTACATGCGCGGCGTGATCAACCTGCGCGGGAGCGTCGTGCCGGTCGTGGACATGCGGCTCAAGTTCGGCATGACCCGCACCGAACGCACGGTGAACACCTGCATCGAGGTCGTCGAGGTGACGCTCGACGGCGAGGCGACGGTGCTCGGCGCCCTCGTCGACTCGGTGCAGGAGGTGATCGAGCTCGAGCCGGACCAGATCGAGCCGGCGCCGCGGATCGGCACCCGCCTGCGCACCGACTTCATCAAGGGGATGGGGAAGCGGGACAACGAGTTCATCATCATCCTCGACATCGACAAGGTCTTCTCCGTCGAGGAGCTGTCGATGATGGTCCAGGCCGACGGTGGCGCCGCGGACGACCGCGACGCGGCGACGGCGTAG
- a CDS encoding chemotaxis protein produces the protein ELVQEISAASNEQNTGADQINKAIQQLDQVIQQNASAAEEMASTAEELSSQSEQLLQAMEFFQVDDGGRGAAKSAARPAAKPAASAKPAAAAPKPAAKPAGQAKGGFALDLKAGADKTDSEFERY, from the coding sequence GAGCTGGTGCAGGAGATCTCGGCGGCGAGCAACGAGCAGAACACCGGCGCCGACCAGATCAACAAGGCGATCCAGCAGCTCGACCAGGTGATCCAGCAGAACGCGAGCGCGGCCGAGGAGATGGCCTCCACCGCCGAGGAACTCTCCAGCCAGTCGGAGCAGCTGCTCCAGGCGATGGAGTTCTTCCAGGTGGACGACGGCGGGCGCGGGGCGGCGAAGTCCGCGGCGCGTCCGGCGGCGAAGCCGGCGGCGTCGGCGAAGCCCGCCGCGGCGGCCCCGAAGCCGGCGGCGAAGCCCGCGGGACAGGCGAAGGGCGGGTTCGCGCTCGACCTGAAGGCCGGCGCGGACAAGACCGACTCCGAGTTCGAGCGCTACTGA
- a CDS encoding GGDEF domain-containing protein produces the protein MPFWERLRAVFGLAPAAPRPGRAAESIASDGTEPDNTDQALPTLAAILTLLGENSFDLDSVAAATARDRFERWAAHVADGAPPPERLVGAAAPRGRRLRDWVGLKGFVERQRRAERGFVVKSGQEMRETLLIFIQRLSNSFSLDRSSDGRMDVQLLRLKTACTQVSISELRRQVLGAVEEIHGLVEERAERHRREMADTMRELDNARRELDKSRRESILDPLTQLFNRGFFDEQIRTTAAAHMITREPCTLMMVDLDGFKEINDRLGHQGGDEALKALADCMVRTLPRKTDFIARYGGDEFAVIFQRDGMPDARLLAQKLLDAVREIRVSWEGKEAQLRLSIGLAELEDGETQAEWLQRADQALYEAKRAGKDQVRESGAEPTAPQR, from the coding sequence ATGCCGTTTTGGGAGCGTCTTCGCGCCGTTTTCGGTCTCGCTCCGGCCGCGCCGCGTCCGGGCCGGGCCGCGGAGTCGATCGCGTCCGACGGGACCGAGCCGGACAACACCGATCAAGCGCTGCCGACCCTCGCGGCGATCCTGACGCTGCTGGGGGAGAACTCGTTCGACCTCGACTCCGTCGCCGCCGCGACCGCGCGCGACCGCTTCGAGCGCTGGGCGGCCCACGTCGCCGACGGCGCGCCGCCGCCGGAGCGTCTGGTCGGCGCCGCCGCCCCGCGCGGCCGCCGGCTGCGCGACTGGGTCGGCCTCAAGGGGTTCGTCGAGCGCCAGCGGCGGGCCGAGCGCGGCTTCGTCGTCAAGAGCGGGCAGGAGATGCGGGAGACGCTGCTGATCTTCATCCAGCGGCTCAGCAACAGCTTCTCCCTCGACCGCTCCTCCGACGGGCGGATGGACGTCCAGCTGCTGCGCCTCAAGACCGCCTGCACGCAGGTCTCGATCTCCGAGCTGCGGCGGCAGGTCCTCGGCGCGGTCGAGGAGATCCACGGCCTCGTCGAGGAGCGCGCCGAGCGGCACCGCCGCGAGATGGCGGACACGATGCGCGAGCTGGACAACGCGCGGCGCGAGCTCGACAAGTCGCGGCGGGAGTCGATCCTCGACCCGCTGACCCAACTCTTCAACCGCGGCTTCTTCGACGAGCAGATCCGCACGACCGCGGCGGCGCACATGATCACGCGCGAGCCGTGCACGCTGATGATGGTGGACCTCGACGGCTTCAAGGAGATCAACGACCGCCTCGGCCACCAGGGCGGCGACGAGGCGCTCAAGGCGCTCGCCGACTGCATGGTCCGCACGCTGCCGCGCAAGACCGACTTCATCGCCCGCTACGGCGGGGACGAGTTCGCGGTGATCTTCCAGCGCGACGGGATGCCCGACGCGCGCCTGCTCGCCCAGAAGCTGCTCGACGCGGTGCGCGAGATCCGCGTCTCGTGGGAGGGGAAGGAGGCGCAGCTCCGCCTCTCGATCGGCCTCGCCGAGCTCGAGGACGGCGAGACGCAGGCCGAATGGCTGCAGCGCGCCGACCAGGCGCTCTACGAGGCGAAGCGCGCCGGCAAGGACCAGGTGCGGGAGTCGGGCGCCGAGCCGACCGCGCCCCAGCGCTGA
- a CDS encoding chemotaxis protein CheR → MTTARAASGRSGAQAAPETPRGARISDHDFRRLAEFIAARCGIRITEAKRTLVETRLQKRLQALKLSGFGEYCDYLFGPKGLAEELVPMIDLITTNKTDFFRESAHLDLLAARAAPALLAETGAGTRRPLRVWSAGCSTGEEPYSLAMVLSEFAERTPGFRFEILATDISTRVLERAAGAVYEEDRVDPVPEGMRRKYLLRSKDRSRALVRIAPELRALVTFRRLNFMDEEYDVGERKDVVFCRNVIIYFDKTTQETILNRIARCMGPGAFLFTGHSETLFGLRTPFRQVASTVYRREAS, encoded by the coding sequence ATGACGACGGCGCGCGCCGCGTCGGGCCGGTCCGGGGCGCAGGCCGCGCCGGAGACTCCGCGCGGCGCGCGCATCTCGGACCACGACTTCCGCCGCCTCGCGGAGTTCATCGCCGCCCGCTGCGGGATCCGGATCACCGAGGCGAAGAGAACGCTCGTCGAGACGCGTCTGCAGAAACGGCTGCAGGCGCTGAAACTCTCCGGCTTCGGGGAGTACTGCGACTACCTCTTCGGCCCGAAGGGACTGGCCGAAGAGCTCGTCCCGATGATCGACCTCATCACCACCAACAAGACCGACTTCTTCCGCGAGTCGGCGCATCTCGACCTGCTCGCGGCGCGCGCCGCGCCGGCCCTGCTCGCCGAGACGGGGGCGGGGACGCGGCGCCCGCTGCGCGTCTGGAGCGCCGGTTGCTCGACCGGCGAGGAGCCGTACTCCCTGGCGATGGTCCTCTCCGAGTTCGCGGAGCGGACGCCGGGGTTCCGCTTCGAGATCCTCGCCACCGACATCTCGACGCGCGTCCTCGAGCGGGCCGCCGGCGCGGTCTACGAGGAGGACCGCGTCGATCCGGTGCCGGAGGGGATGCGGCGCAAGTACCTGCTGCGGAGCAAGGACCGCAGCCGCGCGCTGGTGCGGATCGCGCCGGAACTGCGCGCGCTCGTCACCTTCCGCCGGCTGAACTTCATGGACGAGGAGTACGACGTCGGCGAGCGCAAGGACGTCGTCTTTTGCCGCAACGTGATCATCTACTTCGACAAGACGACGCAGGAGACGATCCTCAACCGGATCGCCCGCTGCATGGGTCCCGGGGCGTTCCTCTTCACCGGCCATTCCGAGACGCTGTTCGGCCTCAGGACGCCGTTCCGGCAGGTCGCGTCCACCGTCTACAGGCGGGAGGCGTCGTGA
- a CDS encoding chemotaxis response regulator protein-glutamate methylesterase — protein sequence MGAVKVLIVDDSAVVRQTMAEILSGDPEIEVMGTAGDPFVAAEKIAVEVPDVITLDIEMPRMDGLTFLRRLMAQRPIPVVVCSSLAGKHAESGLKALDLGAVEIIEKPRLGTKVFLEESKVRIRDVVKAAARVRPRTPAPARAVEPKLSADAVLARPAAHAMIQTTEKVVVVGASTGGTEALKVFLEALPADSPGIVIVQHMPEHFTREFARRLDGLCRVSVKEAENDDTVLRGRALIAPGNHHLLLRRSGARYCVEVKDGPLVSRHRPSVDVLFRSAARYAGRNAVGVIMTGMGDDGARGMAELHEAGARTIAQDEESCVVYGMPKEAVKLGAVDRVLPLDRIAAEILRAAS from the coding sequence TTGGGCGCGGTCAAGGTGCTGATCGTGGACGACTCGGCGGTGGTCCGGCAGACGATGGCCGAGATCCTCTCCGGCGATCCCGAGATCGAGGTGATGGGGACGGCGGGGGATCCGTTCGTCGCCGCCGAGAAGATCGCCGTGGAAGTGCCCGACGTGATCACGCTCGACATCGAGATGCCGCGGATGGACGGGCTGACGTTCCTCCGCCGGCTGATGGCGCAGCGGCCGATCCCGGTCGTCGTCTGCTCCAGCCTCGCCGGGAAGCACGCCGAGAGCGGCCTCAAGGCGCTCGATCTCGGAGCGGTCGAGATCATCGAGAAGCCGCGCCTGGGGACGAAGGTCTTCCTCGAGGAGTCGAAGGTGCGGATCCGCGACGTCGTGAAGGCCGCGGCGCGGGTCCGCCCGCGGACGCCGGCGCCGGCGCGCGCGGTCGAGCCGAAGCTGAGCGCCGACGCGGTCCTCGCGCGGCCCGCGGCGCACGCGATGATCCAGACGACGGAGAAGGTCGTCGTCGTCGGGGCCTCGACCGGCGGGACGGAGGCGCTGAAAGTCTTTCTCGAGGCGCTGCCGGCCGACTCGCCGGGGATCGTGATCGTGCAGCACATGCCGGAGCACTTCACGCGCGAGTTCGCGCGCCGGCTCGACGGCCTCTGCCGCGTCTCGGTGAAGGAGGCGGAGAACGACGACACGGTGCTGCGCGGCCGCGCGCTGATCGCGCCGGGCAACCACCACCTGCTGCTGCGGCGGAGCGGCGCGCGCTACTGCGTCGAGGTCAAGGACGGCCCGCTCGTCAGCCGGCACCGTCCCTCGGTGGACGTCCTCTTCCGCTCCGCCGCGCGCTACGCGGGGCGGAACGCGGTCGGCGTGATCATGACCGGGATGGGGGACGACGGGGCGCGCGGGATGGCCGAGCTGCACGAGGCCGGCGCGCGGACGATCGCCCAGGACGAGGAGAGCTGCGTCGTCTACGGCATGCCGAAGGAGGCGGTCAAGCTCGGCGCCGTGGACCGCGTGCTGCCGCTCGACCGGATCGCCGCCGAGATCCTGCGCGCGGCCTCCTGA